Proteins from a single region of Candidatus Parcubacteria bacterium:
- a CDS encoding hypothetical protein (Derived by automated computational analysis using gene prediction method: GeneMarkS-2+.), protein MFQRSDLAIIKKARLSLRIGLLAGLIAGSFLFAGNAFAIVDPLVYQKPANGTLTALEWNNLLLDFVAVRDGGRVGIGTETPGAKLEIYDSSFPRINFNRGGTVRGQIDIGTGFGGAPVQDFVISSPSNNLQFLTGNIIRLTILNNGNVGIGSTTPAQKLTVSGTGSFSQPVIVGVPLNDDHAATKNYVDSTATAAAGGGVGAGTSGQTLRHNGTSWVANSNLYNNGTNVGIGTTNPSEKLYVSGIIKATEGLGVANQFLSGGVYSYSNGILVNTDIAVSGNSMIELYIEGNSYSGWGAIGGKLGTHSGSNKITSIQNLAMPTEGVTNEVVLTPKTVINNSVGIGTAAPAYTLDISGTSRFTQPVLVGTPTAAGHATTKSYVDSTIGGGSGSTVGYWTMNGTNISNSNTGNVGIGTTTPSEKLDVVGSGNFSGTITSKNASIDGNYYALTNTFATFHHKNLTGAGQYALRQSVNGDTYLNAAANRSVWFNINNATKVIIDTNGNVGIGTTTPAAKLAVSGGNVLINDAVITSGTPKAAITKEYLDSSLSAAVSPITLWGGTASGSIWNLNEGNVGIGIENPTAPLHIIKTGGSTSDSNTALILDYESDLTTTIGGGTAIEFRGKSSGGNVANWQQARIRTVGYTGNNSHALAFDVRPSAVYPLTEAVRISSSGSVGIGTTAPAYKLDVSGTGSFSQPVIVGTPTATNHATTKSYVDSTATAAAGGGVGAGTSGQTLRHNGTSWVANSNLYNNGTNVGIGTTNPSEKLYVSGIIKATEGLGVANQFLSGGVYSYSNGILVNTDIAVSGNSMIELYIEGNSYSGWGAIGGKVTTYNYGSGGYFYNSSYVAHGITPAEVRVFHHDGFVKFWMPQTSSFQTYRFRLGTHSGSNKITSIQNLAMPTEGVTNEVVLTPKTVINNSVGIGTAAPAYTLDISGTSRFTQPVLVGTPTAAGHATTKSYVDSTIGGGSGSTVGYWTMNGTNISNSNTGNVGIGTTAPWGKLSVVGGDVSLTGSTNTRILVGDSLSNDDYGQLQWNTTGNFLSLESSGTSRPLALQQDGGNVGIGTTTPGYKLDVSGTGRFTQPVLVGTPTADGHATTKSYVDSTIGGGSGSTVGYWTMNGTNISNSNTGNVGVGTTNPATTLDIVSANANPLRIYRNSGNSSVQIQNNATSGYVGLNNSNNIALGFSLDQTSAPFQVTSTGNVGIGTAAPAYTLDISGTSRFTQPVLVGTPTAAGHATTKSYVDSTIGGGSGSTVGYWTMNGTNISNSNTGNVGIGTTTPSEKLDVVGSGNFSGTITSKNASIDGNYYALTNTFATFHHKNLTGAGQYALRQSVNGDTYLNAAANRSVWFNINNATKVIIDTNGNVGIGTTTPAAKLAVSGGNVLINDAVITSGTPKAAITKEYLDSSLSAAVSPITLWGGTASGSIWNLNEGNVGIGIENPTAPLHIIKTGGSTSDSNTALILDYESDLTTTIGGGTAIEFRGKSSGGNVANWQQARIRTVGYTGNNSHALAFDVRPSAVYPLTEAVRISSSGSVGIGTTAPAYKLDVSGTGSFSQPVIVGTPTATNHATTKSYVDSTATAAAGGGVGAGTSGQTLRHNGTSWVANSNLYNNGTNVGIGTTNPSEKLYVSGIIKATEGLGVANQFLSGGVYSYSNGILVNTDIAVSGNSMIELYIEGNSYSGWGAIGGKVTTYNYGSGGYFYNSSYVAHGITPAEVRVFHHDGFVKFWMPQTSSFQTYRFRLGTHSGSNKITSIQNLAMPTEGVTNEVVLTPKTVINNSVGIGTAAPAYTLDISGTSRFTQPVLVGTPTAAGHATTKSYVDSTIGGGSGSTVGYWTMNGTNISNSNTGNVGIGTTAPWGKLSVVGGDVSLTGSTNTRILVGDSLSNDDYGQLQWNTTGNFLSLESSGTSRPLALQQDGGNVGIGTTTPGYKLDVSGTGRFTQPVLVGTPTADGHATTKSYVDSTIGGGSGSTVGYWTMNGTNISNSNTGNVGVGTTNPATTLDIVSANANPLRIYRNSGNSSVQIQNNATSGYVGLNNSNNIALGFSLDQTSAPFQVTSTGNVGIGTAAPAYTLDISGTSRFTQPVLVGTPTAADHATTKSYVDSAAGGGIPAAANGSTLRASGTSWVASTNLYNDGSQIGIGTDKPGSLLTLANDGWLSARSGGDMSIVNMFKVNTNNQIEVGAPLLIGPLEFAPDSGLVSLVDMPVTSASPVGTPQGYVMKIDGNNLLSLYSESNGSGGAQNMRLGVNTATPAYSLDVAGTGRFTQPLIVGTPTAADHATTKSYVDSAIGGGSGSTVGYWTLNGTNLYTSSTDFKVGIGTATPNTKLSVLGNDDSGGLGVLELLTTGGTSLRMGGNTTYSWIQSHSSKPLYINQLGNNTIINPGGGNVGIGTAAPGAKLQLGDSSGTNIKYSLGAATTQYYWGSAERIGISIDTNNAWSLGATTAGAGGIRLGNGANYSYLAGAGTNLLLNPTVGSVGIGTGSPAYKLDVAGTGRFTQPVIVGTPTAADHATTKSYVDSTATAAAGGGVGAGTSGQTLRHNGTSWVANSVLYNNGTNVGIGTASPSQKLSVESAGAQLRVRAVGSVGTSTVETVRLVIGTNIDGSFPNTAGNRLSFATRWTDSTEFTTAAVESHHDNSWGGGLSFLTKPDDGNPSGEMLTRMVINHLGNVGIGTTAPAYNLDVAGTSRFTQPVIVGTPTATNHATTKSYVDSTATAAAGGGVGVGTSGQTLRHNGTSWVANSNLYNNGTNVGVGTTVPGANLHVADAVVSNKHIDTQASQIVEDTEGRFQFIASNSGTGGSGFTFTNAPASGNNTHWNINHVGSSIGDGLLFRYSQTTATGQDSYVASGFVNSLYLKENGNVGIGTTAPAYKLDVSGTGSFSQPVIVGTPTATNHATTKSYVDSTATAAAGGGVGAGTSGQTLRHNGTSWVANSNLYNNGTNVGIGTTNPSEKLYVSGIIKATEGLGVANQFLSGGVYSYSNGILVNTDIAVSGNSMIELYIEGNSYSGWGAIGGKVTTYNYGSGGYFYNSSYVAHGITPAEVRVFHHDGFVKFWMPQTSSFQTYRFRLGTHSGSNKITSIQNLAMPTEGVTNEVVLTPKTVINNSVGIGTAAPAYTLDISGTSRFTQPVIVGTPTLAGHATTKSYVDSAVSGGSGSTVGYWALNGTSLYASSTTLNVGIGTTNPGTYKLNVAGSAYISGGLSLGASNLTTTGTVSANKITVGTIDPLYNLKGVNYSTFAASIVGGVKEETTGRVMIDQAADGEYQKTLDFKRQTVGSDLWVWYNVVDFSKDNLEVLLTPYGKPANVYYTVSGEKLTLHSNVPVEVSYRLIAKRFDWKDWPTKAKDQAETPNFILK, encoded by the coding sequence GTGTTTCAAAGAAGTGACTTAGCGATAATAAAAAAAGCACGATTATCTTTAAGAATCGGGCTTCTTGCTGGTTTAATCGCCGGGTCTTTTTTATTTGCTGGGAATGCTTTTGCTATAGTTGATCCATTGGTTTATCAAAAACCAGCTAATGGCACCTTAACGGCATTAGAGTGGAATAATTTATTGCTTGATTTTGTCGCTGTCCGTGATGGCGGCCGGGTTGGGATTGGAACCGAGACGCCAGGAGCAAAACTAGAAATTTATGACAGCTCTTTTCCGAGAATCAATTTTAATAGAGGGGGAACTGTAAGAGGGCAGATTGATATTGGCACTGGCTTCGGCGGGGCGCCGGTTCAAGATTTTGTTATCAGTAGTCCCTCAAATAATTTACAATTTTTGACGGGAAATATAATTAGGCTAACGATTCTAAATAATGGCAATGTTGGTATTGGCTCCACAACTCCTGCTCAAAAATTAACTGTTTCTGGCACTGGTAGTTTTTCTCAACCAGTTATTGTTGGCGTTCCTCTTAATGACGATCATGCCGCCACTAAAAATTATGTGGATTCAACTGCAACGGCTGCCGCCGGTGGTGGCGTGGGGGCAGGTACTTCTGGGCAAACCTTACGGCACAATGGCACCTCTTGGGTTGCTAATTCTAATTTATATAATAATGGTACGAATGTTGGGATTGGGACAACTAATCCGTCAGAGAAACTTTATGTTTCAGGAATTATTAAGGCGACGGAAGGTTTAGGTGTGGCGAATCAATTTCTTTCAGGTGGTGTATATTCTTATTCAAATGGAATTTTAGTAAATACTGATATTGCAGTTTCTGGTAATTCAATGATAGAGCTTTATATTGAGGGAAACTCTTACTCTGGCTGGGGCGCTATCGGGGGAAAATTGGGCACGCATAGCGGTTCAAACAAAATAACTAGTATTCAAAATTTGGCCATGCCCACGGAAGGCGTGACAAATGAGGTTGTTTTAACGCCTAAAACGGTTATTAATAATTCCGTCGGTATCGGCACCGCTGCCCCCGCCTACACTTTAGATATCTCTGGCACTAGTCGTTTTACTCAACCAGTTCTTGTTGGCACACCGACAGCTGCTGGTCATGCCACTACTAAGAGTTATGTGGATTCTACTATTGGTGGCGGTTCTGGCTCCACAGTTGGTTATTGGACCATGAATGGAACCAATATCAGTAATTCAAATACGGGGAATGTGGGAATTGGGACAACAACCCCTTCTGAAAAATTAGATGTAGTTGGTAGTGGTAATTTTAGTGGAACAATTACTTCAAAAAATGCATCAATAGATGGAAATTATTATGCTTTAACAAACACTTTTGCCACTTTTCATCATAAAAATTTAACAGGCGCAGGGCAATATGCTCTTAGGCAAAGTGTAAATGGGGATACTTATTTAAATGCTGCTGCCAATAGAAGTGTTTGGTTTAATATAAATAACGCTACTAAGGTAATTATTGATACTAACGGTAACGTCGGCATAGGCACCACTACTCCCGCGGCGAAACTGGCTGTTTCTGGTGGCAATGTTTTAATTAACGATGCTGTCATTACTTCCGGCACGCCTAAGGCCGCGATTACCAAAGAATATTTAGATTCTTCTTTAAGTGCCGCCGTCAGCCCAATCACCCTCTGGGGGGGAACTGCCAGTGGCAGTATTTGGAATTTGAATGAAGGTAATGTGGGGATTGGAATAGAAAACCCAACAGCACCTCTGCATATAATAAAAACTGGTGGATCTACGAGTGATTCGAATACAGCTCTTATTTTAGATTATGAATCAGACCTAACGACTACTATTGGGGGTGGTACCGCCATAGAATTTAGAGGTAAATCTTCAGGCGGGAATGTTGCTAATTGGCAGCAAGCCAGAATTAGGACAGTTGGTTATACTGGCAATAATTCTCATGCTTTAGCTTTTGATGTACGTCCTTCAGCTGTTTATCCATTAACTGAAGCGGTAAGAATAAGTTCTAGTGGCTCCGTCGGCATCGGCACCACCGCCCCTGCTTACAAATTAGACGTCTCTGGCACTGGTAGTTTTTCTCAACCAGTTATTGTTGGCACTCCGACTGCGACTAATCACGCCACTACTAAATCTTATGTGGATTCAACTGCAACGGCTGCCGCCGGTGGTGGCGTGGGGGCAGGTACTTCTGGGCAAACCTTACGGCACAATGGCACCTCTTGGGTTGCTAATTCTAATTTATATAATAATGGTACGAATGTTGGGATTGGGACAACTAATCCGTCAGAGAAACTTTATGTTTCAGGAATTATTAAGGCGACGGAAGGTTTAGGTGTGGCGAATCAATTTCTTTCAGGTGGTGTATATTCTTATTCAAATGGAATTTTAGTAAATACTGATATTGCAGTTTCTGGTAATTCAATGATAGAGCTTTATATTGAGGGAAACTCTTACTCTGGCTGGGGCGCTATCGGGGGAAAAGTTACAACCTATAACTATGGAAGTGGTGGTTATTTTTATAATAGTAGTTATGTGGCCCATGGGATAACTCCTGCCGAGGTTAGAGTTTTCCATCATGATGGATTTGTAAAATTTTGGATGCCTCAGACAAGCTCTTTCCAAACATATAGATTTAGATTGGGCACGCATAGCGGTTCAAACAAAATAACTAGTATTCAAAATTTGGCCATGCCCACGGAAGGCGTGACAAATGAGGTTGTTTTAACGCCTAAAACGGTTATTAATAATTCCGTCGGTATCGGCACCGCTGCCCCCGCCTACACTTTAGATATCTCTGGCACTAGTCGTTTTACTCAACCAGTTCTTGTTGGCACACCGACAGCTGCTGGTCATGCCACTACTAAGAGTTATGTGGATTCTACTATTGGTGGCGGTTCTGGCTCCACAGTTGGTTATTGGACCATGAATGGAACCAATATCAGTAATTCAAATACGGGGAATGTGGGAATTGGGACGACGGCGCCATGGGGCAAACTTTCGGTTGTTGGCGGAGATGTAAGCTTAACAGGAAGCACCAATACAAGAATACTTGTTGGAGATTCTCTAAGTAATGATGATTATGGGCAACTTCAATGGAATACAACAGGAAATTTTCTATCCTTAGAGTCAAGTGGAACATCGAGACCATTGGCTTTACAACAAGACGGCGGCAACGTCGGCATCGGTACCACCACCCCTGGTTACAAACTAGACGTTTCTGGTACTGGTCGCTTTACCCAACCAGTTCTTGTTGGTACCCCAACCGCTGATGGTCATGCTACCACTAAATCTTATGTAGATTCTACTATTGGTGGCGGTTCTGGCTCCACAGTTGGTTATTGGACAATGAATGGCACTAATATCAGTAATTCAAATACAGGGAATGTGGGGGTGGGGACGACGAATCCGGCTACAACATTAGATATAGTTTCTGCAAACGCAAATCCATTAAGGATATATAGAAATTCGGGAAACTCAAGTGTACAAATTCAAAATAATGCCACAAGTGGTTATGTTGGATTAAATAATTCTAATAATATTGCTTTAGGTTTTTCACTTGATCAAACAAGTGCTCCGTTTCAAGTTACATCAACTGGCAACGTCGGTATCGGCACCGCTGCCCCCGCCTACACTTTAGATATCTCTGGCACTAGTCGTTTTACTCAACCAGTTCTTGTTGGCACACCGACAGCTGCTGGTCATGCGACTACTAAGAGTTATGTGGATTCTACTATTGGTGGCGGTTCTGGCTCCACAGTTGGTTATTGGACCATGAATGGAACCAATATCAGTAATTCAAATACGGGGAATGTGGGAATTGGGACAACAACCCCTTCTGAAAAATTAGATGTAGTTGGTAGTGGTAATTTTAGTGGAACAATTACTTCAAAAAATGCATCAATAGATGGAAATTATTATGCTTTAACAAACACTTTTGCCACTTTTCATCATAAAAATTTAACAGGCGCAGGGCAATATGCTCTTAGGCAAAGTGTAAATGGGGATACTTATTTAAATGCTGCTGCCAATAGAAGTGTTTGGTTTAATATAAATAACGCTACTAAGGTAATTATTGATACTAACGGTAACGTCGGCATAGGCACCACTACTCCCGCGGCGAAACTGGCTGTTTCTGGTGGCAATGTTTTAATTAACGATGCTGTCATTACTTCCGGCACGCCTAAGGCCGCGATTACCAAAGAATATTTAGATTCTTCTTTAAGTGCCGCCGTCAGCCCAATCACCCTCTGGGGGGGAACTGCCAGTGGCAGTATTTGGAATTTGAATGAAGGTAATGTGGGGATTGGAATAGAAAACCCAACAGCACCTCTGCATATAATAAAAACTGGTGGATCTACGAGTGATTCGAATACAGCTCTTATTTTAGATTATGAATCAGACCTAACGACTACTATTGGGGGTGGTACCGCCATAGAATTTAGAGGTAAATCTTCAGGCGGGAATGTTGCTAATTGGCAGCAAGCCAGAATTAGGACAGTTGGTTATACTGGCAATAATTCTCATGCTTTAGCTTTTGATGTACGTCCTTCAGCTGTTTATCCATTAACTGAAGCGGTAAGAATAAGTTCTAGTGGCTCCGTCGGCATCGGCACCACCGCCCCTGCTTACAAATTAGACGTCTCTGGCACTGGTAGTTTTTCTCAACCAGTTATTGTTGGCACTCCGACTGCGACTAATCACGCCACTACTAAATCTTATGTGGATTCAACTGCAACGGCTGCCGCCGGTGGTGGCGTGGGGGCAGGTACTTCTGGGCAAACCTTACGGCACAATGGCACCTCTTGGGTTGCTAATTCTAATTTATATAATAATGGTACGAATGTTGGGATTGGGACAACTAATCCGTCAGAGAAACTTTATGTTTCAGGAATTATTAAGGCGACGGAAGGTTTAGGTGTGGCGAATCAATTTCTTTCAGGTGGTGTATATTCTTATTCAAATGGAATTTTAGTAAATACTGATATTGCAGTTTCTGGTAATTCAATGATAGAGCTTTATATTGAGGGAAACTCTTACTCTGGCTGGGGCGCTATCGGGGGAAAAGTTACAACCTATAACTATGGAAGTGGTGGTTATTTTTATAATAGTAGTTATGTGGCCCATGGGATAACTCCTGCCGAGGTTAGAGTTTTCCATCATGATGGATTTGTAAAATTTTGGATGCCTCAGACAAGCTCTTTCCAAACATATAGATTTAGATTGGGCACGCATAGCGGTTCAAACAAAATAACTAGTATTCAAAATTTGGCCATGCCCACGGAAGGCGTGACAAATGAGGTTGTTTTAACGCCTAAAACGGTTATTAATAATTCCGTCGGTATCGGCACCGCTGCCCCCGCCTACACTTTAGATATCTCTGGCACTAGTCGTTTTACTCAACCAGTTCTTGTTGGCACACCGACAGCTGCTGGTCATGCCACTACTAAGAGTTATGTGGATTCTACTATTGGTGGCGGTTCTGGCTCCACAGTTGGTTATTGGACCATGAATGGAACCAATATCAGTAATTCAAATACGGGGAATGTGGGAATTGGGACGACGGCGCCATGGGGCAAACTTTCGGTTGTTGGCGGAGATGTAAGCTTAACAGGAAGCACCAATACAAGAATACTTGTTGGAGATTCTCTAAGTAATGATGATTATGGGCAACTTCAATGGAATACAACAGGAAATTTTCTATCCTTAGAGTCAAGTGGAACATCGAGACCATTGGCTTTACAACAAGACGGCGGCAACGTCGGCATCGGTACCACCACCCCTGGTTACAAACTAGACGTTTCTGGTACTGGTCGCTTTACCCAACCAGTTCTTGTTGGTACCCCAACCGCTGATGGTCATGCTACCACTAAATCTTATGTAGATTCTACTATTGGTGGCGGTTCTGGCTCCACAGTTGGTTATTGGACAATGAATGGCACTAATATCAGTAATTCAAATACAGGGAATGTGGGGGTGGGGACGACGAATCCGGCTACAACATTAGATATAGTTTCTGCAAACGCAAATCCATTAAGGATATATAGAAATTCGGGAAACTCAAGTGTACAAATTCAAAATAATGCCACAAGTGGTTATGTTGGATTAAATAATTCTAATAATATTGCTTTAGGTTTTTCACTTGATCAAACAAGTGCTCCGTTTCAAGTTACATCAACTGGCAACGTCGGTATCGGCACCGCTGCCCCCGCCTACACTTTAGATATCTCTGGCACTAGTCGTTTTACTCAACCAGTTCTTGTTGGCACCCCAACTGCTGCTGATCATGCGACTACCAAATCTTATGTTGATTCCGCCGCTGGAGGCGGAATTCCCGCGGCGGCTAACGGGAGCACTTTAAGAGCTAGTGGTACCTCTTGGGTGGCGAGTACCAATCTCTATAACGATGGTAGCCAAATTGGTATTGGCACTGACAAACCCGGTTCGCTTTTGACCTTGGCTAATGACGGCTGGCTATCAGCCCGCAGTGGTGGCGATATGTCGATAGTCAATATGTTCAAAGTTAACACCAACAATCAAATTGAAGTTGGCGCGCCGCTTTTAATTGGTCCTTTGGAGTTCGCTCCCGACAGCGGCCTAGTCAGTCTAGTGGATATGCCCGTGACTTCCGCCTCCCCAGTTGGAACTCCTCAAGGCTATGTCATGAAAATTGATGGCAATAATTTACTTTCTCTTTACTCTGAGTCTAATGGCTCGGGCGGTGCTCAGAACATGCGCCTAGGGGTAAACACCGCGACTCCGGCTTATAGCTTAGATGTTGCTGGCACTGGTCGTTTCACTCAGCCTCTTATTGTTGGCACCCCAACCGCCGCTGATCATGCGACCACCAAATCTTATGTTGACTCGGCTATCGGGGGTGGCTCTGGATCTACGGTCGGATACTGGACTCTAAACGGCACCAATCTTTACACATCTTCAACGGATTTTAAGGTGGGTATAGGCACTGCAACACCAAATACAAAATTATCTGTATTGGGCAATGATGATTCTGGCGGGCTAGGTGTTTTGGAGTTACTAACTACCGGTGGCACTAGCCTAAGAATGGGAGGTAATACTACTTATAGTTGGATTCAAAGCCATAGTTCTAAACCTCTATACATTAATCAGCTTGGTAATAACACTATTATCAATCCAGGTGGTGGTAATGTGGGGATTGGTACGGCGGCACCTGGAGCAAAATTACAGCTGGGTGATAGTTCCGGCACTAATATTAAATATAGTTTAGGGGCTGCAACAACTCAGTATTATTGGGGGTCTGCTGAAAGAATTGGTATTTCCATTGATACAAACAATGCTTGGTCTTTAGGCGCGACCACTGCCGGTGCTGGCGGTATAAGATTAGGAAATGGTGCGAACTATTCATATTTAGCTGGCGCTGGGACAAATTTATTGCTTAATCCAACAGTTGGTTCTGTTGGTATCGGTACCGGTTCACCAGCCTACAAACTTGACGTTGCCGGCACCGGCCGCTTTACCCAGCCCGTTATTGTTGGCACTCCGACTGCAGCCGATCACGCAACAACCAAATCTTATGTGGATTCAACCGCTACCGCTGCCGCTGGTGGTGGCGTGGGGGCAGGTACTTCTGGGCAAACTTTGCGGCACAACGGCACCTCTTGGGTAGCTAATTCTGTTTTATATAATAATGGGACGAATGTGGGGATTGGGACGGCTAGTCCGAGCCAGAAGCTATCTGTAGAATCGGCAGGTGCACAATTAAGAGTTAGAGCTGTTGGCAGTGTTGGAACTTCAACAGTTGAAACTGTGCGACTTGTAATTGGAACAAACATAGACGGTTCTTTTCCGAATACTGCAGGCAATCGATTATCATTTGCTACACGCTGGACAGATTCCACTGAGTTTACTACGGCTGCTGTTGAGTCGCATCATGATAATTCATGGGGCGGGGGATTGTCTTTCTTAACTAAGCCAGACGATGGAAATCCTTCTGGCGAAATGTTAACTAGGATGGTTATAAATCATTTAGGCAACGTTGGCATCGGCACCACCGCCCCTGCTTATAATTTAGACGTTGCCGGCACTAGCCGCTTCACTCAACCCGTTATTGTTGGTACTCCAACAGCCACTAATCACGCCACTACTAAATCTTATGTAGATTCAACTGCTACGGCCGCTGCCGGTGGTGGCGTGGGGGTAGGTACTTCTGGGCAAACCTTACGGCACAATGGCACCTCTTGGGTGGCTAATTCTAATCTTTATAATAATGGTACGAATGTGGGGGTTGGAACGACGGTACCCGGAGCGAATCTGCACGTTGCCGATGCTGTTGTTTCCAATAAGCACATAGATACACAAGCTTCACAAATAGTGGAAGATACAGAGGGGAGATTTCAATTTATTGCTTCCAACTCTGGTACCGGTGGCTCAGGATTTACTTTTACAAATGCTCCTGCATCTGGAAATAACACGCATTGGAATATAAACCATGTCGGGTCTAGCATAGGTGACGGACTTTTGTTTAGATACTCTCAGACAACGGCGACGGGGCAGGATAGTTATGTTGCTTCGGGGTTTGTGAATAGTTTGTATCTTAAAGAGAATGGCAACGTCGGCATCGGCACCACCGCCCCTGCTTACAAATTAGACGTCTCTGGCACTGGTAGTTTTTCTCAACCAGTTATTGTTGGCACTCCGACTGCGACTAATCACGCCACTACTAAATCTTATGTGGATTCAACTGCAACGGCTGCCGCCGGTGGTGGCGTGGGGGCAGGTACTTCTGGGCAAACCTTACGGCACAATGGCACCTCTTGGGTTGCTAATTCTAATTTATATAATAATGGTACGAATGTTGGGATTGGGACAACTAATCCGTCAGAGAAACTTTATGTTTCAGGAATTATTAAGGCGACGGAAGGTTTAGGTGTGGCGAATCAATTTCTTTCAGGTGGTGTATATTCTTATTCAAATGGAATTTTAGTAAATACTGATATTGCAGTTTCTGGTAATTCAATGATAGAGCTTTATATTGAGGGAAACTCTTACTCTGGCTGGGGCGCTATCGGGGGAAAAGTTACAACCTATAACTATGGAAGTGGTGGTTATTTTTATAATAGTAGTTATGTGGCCCATGGGATAACTCCTGCCGAGGTTAGAGTTTTCCATCATGATGGATTTGTAAAATTTTGGATGCCTCAGACAAGCTCTTTCCAAACATATAGATTTAGATTGGGCACGCATAGCGGTTCAAACAAAATAACTAGTATTCAAAATTTGGCCATGCCCACGGAAGGCGTGACAAATGAGGTTGTTTTAACGCCTAAAACGGTTATTAATAATTCCGTCGGTATCGGCACCGCTGCCCCCGCCTACACTTTAGATATCTCTGGCACTAGTCGTTTCACCCAGCCAGTTATTGTCGGCACCCCAACTCTTGCTGGACACGCTACTACTAAATCTTATGTAGACTCTGCCGTTAGTGGTGGCTCCGGCTCCACTGTCGGTTATTGGGCTCTAAACGGCACCAGTCTTTACGCTTCTTCAACCACTTTAAACGTCGGCATTGGTACCACCAACCCCGGCACCTATAAATTAAATGTTGCCGGTTCGGCGTATATTAGCGGCGGGCTATCCTTGGGTGCATCCAACCTGACAACGACTGGTACGGTCTCTGCCAACAAAATTACCGTTGGCACGATTGACCCGCTCTATAATTTAAAGGGAGTTAACTATTCAACCTTTGCCGCTTCCATTGTCGGTGGCGTTAAAGAAGAAACTACCGGCCGGGTCATGATTGATCAGGCGGCAGACGGCGAATACCAGAAAACCCTTGATTTTAAGCGGCAAACAGTTGGCAGCGATTTGTGGGTGTGGTATAATGTAGTTGATTTTAGTAAAGATAATTTAGAGGTCTTACTCACTCCTTACGGCAAGCCAGCCAATGTTTATTATACTGTTTCTGGAGAAAAGCTTACTCTCCATTCCAATGTTCCAGTTGAAGTTTCTTATCGCTTAATCGCCAAGCGCTTTGATTGGAAAGACTGGCCGACTAAGGCTAAAGACCAAGCTGAGACACCAAATTTTATTTTAAAATAA
- a CDS encoding cupredoxin domain-containing protein (Derived by automated computational analysis using gene prediction method: Protein Homology.): MDTNNNSGTTQKSLNARTIGIILAVVILVVLAVVLIVNSQKDKQENTNVPGVNETGMIEPGTEVEPGMEGEDLPEKVEPTTTTETGQVIPEGSRVEVPGANPIKDDVVVTPTGEAVKNDAEAMSPEAPQQTAAISKDALTDSTIKLGVAATGFSPDSFEVKAGAPVTLGVSSTDEYTHVFMFDDPSLSAVAVGLGPQETRAITFNAPSEPGEYFFHCDVPGHAARGEVGKMIVK, encoded by the coding sequence ATGGACACAAATAACAATTCTGGCACTACCCAAAAGAGCCTTAATGCCAGGACGATCGGCATTATTTTGGCGGTAGTCATCTTGGTTGTTTTAGCTGTTGTTCTTATAGTGAACAGTCAGAAAGACAAACAAGAAAACACTAATGTTCCTGGTGTTAACGAAACAGGAATGATCGAACCGGGCACAGAAGTAGAGCCGGGTATGGAAGGTGAAGATTTGCCTGAAAAAGTTGAACCAACAACCACGACTGAAACTGGACAAGTTATTCCCGAAGGTTCTCGTGTAGAAGTCCCGGGAGCTAATCCGATTAAAGATGATGTCGTGGTTACGCCAACTGGAGAAGCGGTAAAAAATGATGCGGAAGCGATGTCTCCTGAAGCCCCTCAACAAACAGCGGCGATTAGTAAGGACGCTTTAACTGACTCAACAATTAAATTAGGTGTCGCCGCTACCGGCTTCTCTCCTGATTCTTTTGAGGTAAAAGCGGGCGCTCCAGTGACTTTGGGTGTTAGCTCTACCGACGAATACACTCACGTGTTCATGTTTGACGACCCATCTTTATCGGCGGTGGCTGTAGGTCTTGGCCCGCAAGAAACCCGGGCGATTACTTTTAATGCTCCTTCTGAGCCTGGGGAGTATTTCTTCCATTGCGATGTTCCTGGTCATGCTGCTCGCGGTGAGGTTGGCAAGATGATTGTAAAATAA